A DNA window from Mobula hypostoma chromosome 3, sMobHyp1.1, whole genome shotgun sequence contains the following coding sequences:
- the LOC134344243 gene encoding ADP-ribose glycohydrolase OARD1-like: protein MDYTEKAPKRNGFAVSYVTGDLFRCPAEESLAHCISEDCRMGAGIAVAFRNKFQSIAELRSQKKKTGEVAVLKRNQRYIYYLITKKKAFQKPTYESLQSSLEAMKRHCIKSQVTRISMPRIGCGLDKLSWNKVAQIIHDVFKSTDIVITVYSLSSSVACCFEWKRDQMSNSSDCHQKPSSCQVVCV, encoded by the exons ATGGATTATACTGAGAAAGCACCAAAGCGCAAT GGCTTTGCTGTCTCGTACGTGACTGGTGATCTGTTCCGGTGTCCAGCAGAAGAATCACTGGCACACTGCATCAGTGAGGACTGCCGTATGGGAGCAGGGATAGCAGTTGCATTCAGAAATAAGTTCCAATCCATCGCAGAGCTACGGAGCCAGA AGAAGAAAACTGGAGAAGTGGCAGTGCTGAAGAGAAACCAAAGATACATTTACTATCTG ATTACTAAAAAGAAAGCCTTTCAAAAGCCAACTTATGAAAGTCTACAGAGCAGCCTGGAGGCCATGAAGAGACACTGTATCAAAAGTCAAGTCACACGCATCTCAATGCCCAG GATTGGATGTGGATTGGACAAACTCAGCTGGAATAAAGTTGCTCAGATAATTCATGATGTTTTTAAGAGCACTGACATTGTTATCACTGTGTACTCGCTGAGCAGCTCTGTGGCTTGCTGCTTTGAGTGGAAACGTGATCAGATGAGTAACTCTTCGGATTGCCATCAAAAACCAAGTAGTTGCCAAGTAGTTTGTGTTTaa